The Paramisgurnus dabryanus chromosome 3, PD_genome_1.1, whole genome shotgun sequence genome includes a window with the following:
- the trim35-13 gene encoding zinc-binding protein A33 isoform X1 — protein MATKQSHLEEDLSCPICGSIFEKPVVLFCRHRFCKRCLESLWNGVGSCECPLCCQPSSMGELVVNATLEKTCEGFLKERAKNDPMSCKEHGERLSLFCLEDLEPTCGKCKSLGYHKGHRLYSLDEASQDCKEELKSALKPLREKLKLYQKAKLNCEQTTEHIKSQADQTERQIRAEFETLHQFLRDEEASRLSTLNQEKIQKSQIMKDKIEDLENDITSITNTIRSIEQEMRSQDVPFLKNYKETIKRTWRIPQDPDMVTESLLDVAKYLGSLKFKVWEKMKDIITYTPVILDPNTAANCFLLSEDLTTIQCCSQTYDLPDNPERFDVGAEVLASEGFSVGRHSWDVEVKNNTYWVIGVASTSINRKGKHVLTPAEGFWTIRLRNGEYKACTAPWSPLTMNKELHVVRVVLDMDRSKLAFYDPRERTPLFAFTDIITPQAFPYFCSACKEHPLKVLPAKLSVNVD, from the exons ATGGCTACCAAACAATCCCATCTTGAGGAAGACCTCTCCTGCCCCATCTGTGGAAGTATCTTTGAAAAGCCGGTGGTACTGTTTTGCCGGCATCGCTTCTGTAAACGTTGTCTGGAGAGCCTGTGGAATGGAGTGGGATCTTGTGAATGTCCTCTCTGCTGTCAGCCATCATCCATGGGGGAACTCGTAGTCAACGCCACGCTCGAGAAGACCTGCGAGGGTTTTCTGAAGGAGCGAGCAAAAAACGATCCGATGTCATGCAAGGAGCACGGAGAGAGATTGAGCCTGTTTTGTCTTGAGGACCTGGAACCCACTTGTGGCAAGTGCAAGTCACTGGGTTACCACAAGGGTCACAGGTTATATTCTTTAGATGAGGCCTCACAAGACTGTAAG gaaGAACTCAAAAGTGCCTTAAAACCACTTCGAGAAAAGCTGAAGCTCTACCAGAAAGCTAAACTCAATTGTGAGCAAACAACAGAGCACATTAAG AGTCAAGCAGATCAAACAGAGAGACAGATACGAGCAGAGTTCGAGACGCTGCACCAGTTCCTGCGGGACGAGGAGGCATCCAGGCTTTCCACCTTAAACCAAGAGAAGATTCAGAAGAGCCAGATCATGAAAGACAAGATTGAAGATCTGGAAAATGACATCACATCTATTACCAACACTATAAGAAGCATTGAACAGGAGATGAGATCTCAGGATGTACCATTCCTTAAG AATTACAAAGAAACCATCAAAAG AACCTGGCGTATTCCCCAGGACCCAGACATGGTAACAGAATCTCTACTTGATGTAGCCAAATACCTGGGGTCACTGAAGTTTAAAGTCTGGGAAAAAATGAAGGATATTATTACATACA CTCCAGTGATCCTCGACCCAAACACAGCAGCAAACTGCTTCCTCCTGTCAGAGGATTTGACCACAATACAGTGCTGTTCCCAGACCTACGATCTCCCGGACAACCCCGAGCGCTTTGACGTGGGTGCGGAGGTGCTGGCCAGCGAAGGATTTAGCGTTGGACGGCACAGCTGGGATGTTGAGGTGAAAAACAACACCTACTGGGTCATCGGAGTGGCCAGCACGTCCATCAACCGGAAAGGAAAGCACGTGCTGACCCCTGCCGAAGGATTCTGGACCATTCGACTGCGTAACGGAGAGTACAAAGCCTGTACCGCACCGTGGTCTCCGCTCACTATGAATAAGGAGCTGCACGTAGTTAGAGTTGTATTGGACATGGACAGATCCAAACTGGCTTTCTACGACCCACGAGAGAGGACGCCTCTGTTCGCCTTCACAGACATCATCACCCCGCAAGCATTCCCATACTTCTGCAGCGCTTGCAAAGAGCACCCATTAAAAGTTTTGCCAGCGAAGCTTTCGGTTAACGTGGACTGA
- the trim35-13 gene encoding zinc-binding protein A33 isoform X2, whose product MEDIWSVIEEDPCCSFCGEIFNIPVVLCCTLCERCFCEICCQQFWETKGFECPFCREEISESGLGKCKEQKMKEELKSALKPLREKLKLYQKAKLNCEQTTEHIKSQADQTERQIRAEFETLHQFLRDEEASRLSTLNQEKIQKSQIMKDKIEDLENDITSITNTIRSIEQEMRSQDVPFLKNYKETIKRTWRIPQDPDMVTESLLDVAKYLGSLKFKVWEKMKDIITYTPVILDPNTAANCFLLSEDLTTIQCCSQTYDLPDNPERFDVGAEVLASEGFSVGRHSWDVEVKNNTYWVIGVASTSINRKGKHVLTPAEGFWTIRLRNGEYKACTAPWSPLTMNKELHVVRVVLDMDRSKLAFYDPRERTPLFAFTDIITPQAFPYFCSACKEHPLKVLPAKLSVNVD is encoded by the exons ATGGAGGATATTTGGTCTGTCATAGAGGAGGACCCCTGTTGTTCATTCTGTGGTGAAATCTTTAACATTCCTGTCGTCCTCTGCTGTACTTTATGCGAGCGCTGCTTCTGTGAAATCTGCTGTCAGCAGTTTTGGGAGACGAAAGGTTTTGAATGTCCCTTCTGCAGAGAGGAGATATCCGAATCCGGTCTTGGAAAATGCAAGGAACAAAAGATGAAG gaaGAACTCAAAAGTGCCTTAAAACCACTTCGAGAAAAGCTGAAGCTCTACCAGAAAGCTAAACTCAATTGTGAGCAAACAACAGAGCACATTAAG AGTCAAGCAGATCAAACAGAGAGACAGATACGAGCAGAGTTCGAGACGCTGCACCAGTTCCTGCGGGACGAGGAGGCATCCAGGCTTTCCACCTTAAACCAAGAGAAGATTCAGAAGAGCCAGATCATGAAAGACAAGATTGAAGATCTGGAAAATGACATCACATCTATTACCAACACTATAAGAAGCATTGAACAGGAGATGAGATCTCAGGATGTACCATTCCTTAAG AATTACAAAGAAACCATCAAAAG AACCTGGCGTATTCCCCAGGACCCAGACATGGTAACAGAATCTCTACTTGATGTAGCCAAATACCTGGGGTCACTGAAGTTTAAAGTCTGGGAAAAAATGAAGGATATTATTACATACA CTCCAGTGATCCTCGACCCAAACACAGCAGCAAACTGCTTCCTCCTGTCAGAGGATTTGACCACAATACAGTGCTGTTCCCAGACCTACGATCTCCCGGACAACCCCGAGCGCTTTGACGTGGGTGCGGAGGTGCTGGCCAGCGAAGGATTTAGCGTTGGACGGCACAGCTGGGATGTTGAGGTGAAAAACAACACCTACTGGGTCATCGGAGTGGCCAGCACGTCCATCAACCGGAAAGGAAAGCACGTGCTGACCCCTGCCGAAGGATTCTGGACCATTCGACTGCGTAACGGAGAGTACAAAGCCTGTACCGCACCGTGGTCTCCGCTCACTATGAATAAGGAGCTGCACGTAGTTAGAGTTGTATTGGACATGGACAGATCCAAACTGGCTTTCTACGACCCACGAGAGAGGACGCCTCTGTTCGCCTTCACAGACATCATCACCCCGCAAGCATTCCCATACTTCTGCAGCGCTTGCAAAGAGCACCCATTAAAAGTTTTGCCAGCGAAGCTTTCGGTTAACGTGGACTGA